Proteins co-encoded in one Streptomyces sp. JH34 genomic window:
- a CDS encoding TetR family transcriptional regulator — protein MARRHDPERRERIIEAAIRVVGAKGIAGLSHRTVAAEADVPLGSTTYHFASLDELLVAALRRCNENFARMVREGPHLSDPAVPLADALTRLLGEWFSGGRGPMELEYELYLAALRRPALRPVAGEWADALVAPIAHRTDPATARALTALVDGICLQALLTGGEFDPEYTREMLARIAEGPAG, from the coding sequence ATGGCCCGCAGGCACGATCCCGAGCGGCGCGAGCGCATCATCGAGGCCGCCATCCGCGTCGTCGGCGCCAAGGGCATCGCCGGCCTCAGTCACCGCACCGTGGCCGCTGAGGCCGATGTGCCGCTCGGCTCGACGACGTATCACTTCGCGTCGCTGGACGAACTGCTGGTCGCCGCGCTCCGCCGGTGCAACGAGAACTTCGCCCGGATGGTCCGGGAGGGGCCCCATCTCTCCGACCCGGCCGTCCCCCTCGCCGACGCGCTGACCCGGCTGCTGGGGGAGTGGTTCTCGGGTGGGCGCGGGCCGATGGAGCTGGAGTACGAGCTGTATCTCGCGGCGCTGCGACGGCCCGCCCTGCGGCCGGTCGCCGGCGAGTGGGCCGACGCGCTGGTCGCGCCGATCGCCCACCGCACCGACCCGGCGACCGCACGGGCGCTCACGGCGCTGGTGGACGGGATCTGCCTCCAGGCGCTCCTGACCGGGGGCGAGTTCGACCCGGAGTACACCAGGGAGATGCTCGCCAGGATCGCCGAGGGGCCGGCCGGCTGA